A single region of the Neisseria zoodegmatis genome encodes:
- the tgt gene encoding tRNA guanosine(34) transglycosylase Tgt, whose protein sequence is MLKFTLHKTDGHARRGTLELNHGTIETPVFMPVGTYGSVKAMTPANLHDIKAQIILGNTYHLWLRPGLEVIEQFGGLHQFIGWSKPILTDSGGFQVFSLSDMRKLTEEGCTFKSPINGDKLFLSPEISMKIQTVLNSDIAMQLDECTPGEATHEQARQSLQMSLRWAERSKKAFEDLKNPNALFGIVQGAMYEDLREESLKGLEAFDFPGLAIGGLSVGEPKPEMYRMLRAVGPMLPAHKPHYLMGVGTPEDLVYGVAHGVDMFDCVMPTRNARNGWLFTRFGDIKIKNAKHKHDTRPLDESCTCYACQNFSRAYLYHLHKAGEILGAQLNTIHNLHFYQVIMAEMREAIEQGKFAEWQAQFHENRARGTD, encoded by the coding sequence ATGTTGAAATTTACCTTACATAAAACCGACGGCCACGCCCGCCGCGGTACACTCGAACTCAACCACGGCACGATTGAAACGCCTGTGTTTATGCCCGTCGGCACATACGGCTCGGTCAAAGCCATGACGCCCGCCAACCTGCACGACATCAAAGCGCAAATCATTTTGGGCAACACCTATCACTTATGGCTGCGCCCCGGCTTGGAAGTGATCGAACAATTCGGCGGCCTGCATCAATTTATCGGCTGGAGCAAACCGATTCTCACCGATTCGGGCGGTTTCCAAGTGTTTTCGCTGTCCGACATGCGCAAGCTCACCGAAGAAGGCTGCACGTTCAAAAGCCCGATCAACGGCGACAAGCTGTTCCTATCGCCCGAAATCTCCATGAAGATTCAAACCGTGCTCAATTCCGACATCGCCATGCAGCTCGACGAATGCACGCCCGGCGAAGCCACCCACGAGCAGGCGCGCCAATCTCTGCAAATGAGCCTGCGCTGGGCGGAGCGCTCTAAAAAGGCGTTTGAAGATTTGAAAAACCCGAATGCGCTGTTCGGCATCGTGCAAGGCGCGATGTATGAAGACTTGCGTGAAGAGTCGTTGAAAGGCTTGGAAGCATTCGACTTCCCCGGCTTGGCCATCGGCGGCCTTTCGGTAGGCGAACCGAAGCCCGAAATGTACCGCATGCTGCGCGCAGTCGGCCCGATGCTGCCCGCCCACAAACCGCACTACCTGATGGGCGTCGGCACGCCTGAAGATTTGGTGTACGGCGTGGCGCACGGCGTGGATATGTTCGACTGCGTGATGCCCACCCGCAACGCCCGCAACGGCTGGCTGTTTACCCGCTTCGGCGACATCAAAATCAAAAACGCCAAGCACAAGCACGACACCCGCCCGCTGGACGAAAGCTGCACCTGCTACGCCTGCCAAAACTTCAGCCGCGCTTATCTTTACCATCTGCACAAAGCCGGCGAAATCTTGGGCGCGCAATTAAACACCATCCATAACCTTCATTTTTATCAAGTGATTATGGCGGAAATGCGCGAAGCCATCGAACAAGGCAAGTTTGCCGAATGGCAGGCGCAGTTCCACGAAAACCGCGCGCGGGGTACGGATTAA
- a CDS encoding ABC transporter ATP-binding protein — protein MLQLENLTIRRGSLTVADHISLNLEQGKVYTVLGPNGAGKSSLIKTVFGDIPYSGSIRYKNDTLSKTHVLNWRKRIGYMPQDTAVEASLTALEVVLLGRMDALHMHIGDDLLAEAAAMMQQLGIAHLAHRDVMLLSGGQRQLVMFAQVLMRNPEILMLDEPVSALDMHHQLNLLEHVCGHTRNKGLVTLMVLHDLSLAAQFSDGLILLGEGKVQGQGGPADVLRADILSRLYRVDVELLYDSRGAPVIRPMRKAV, from the coding sequence ATGCTGCAACTGGAAAATCTGACCATTAGGCGCGGCAGTCTTACCGTAGCCGACCATATCAGCCTGAATTTGGAACAGGGCAAAGTTTATACCGTGCTGGGCCCCAACGGCGCGGGTAAATCGTCGCTCATCAAAACCGTGTTCGGCGATATACCTTACAGCGGAAGTATCCGTTATAAAAACGATACTTTAAGCAAAACCCACGTACTCAATTGGCGCAAGCGCATCGGCTATATGCCGCAGGACACAGCCGTAGAAGCCTCGCTGACGGCTTTGGAAGTCGTTTTGCTCGGGCGCATGGACGCCCTGCATATGCACATCGGCGACGATTTGCTCGCCGAAGCCGCCGCCATGATGCAGCAGCTCGGCATTGCCCATTTGGCCCACCGCGACGTGATGCTGCTCAGCGGCGGCCAACGGCAGCTGGTGATGTTTGCCCAAGTATTGATGCGCAATCCGGAAATCCTGATGCTTGACGAGCCGGTCAGCGCGCTGGATATGCACCACCAGCTCAACCTGCTCGAACACGTATGCGGCCACACGCGCAACAAAGGCTTGGTTACATTGATGGTTTTGCACGATTTGAGTTTGGCCGCCCAGTTTTCAGACGGCCTGATCTTATTGGGCGAAGGCAAAGTGCAAGGACAAGGCGGGCCGGCCGACGTTTTGCGGGCGGATATTCTCAGCCGCCTTTACCGCGTTGATGTCGAACTGCTTTACGACAGCCGGGGCGCTCCGGTTATCCGGCCGATGCGGAAGGCCGTCTGA
- a CDS encoding deoxyguanosinetriphosphate triphosphohydrolase, producing MNWQQLLSTQRFRMKDGEIVPTVTPSTQEGADALRTDFHIDYDRVVFSGAFRRLGRKTQVHPFAEHDHTHNRLTHSVEVASVGRSLGNRVGVMMQAGGFLPQGNTPSDIGAVVQVACLAHDLGNPPFGHTGEDALRDWFRNPAHSIYLQTLSEGERNDVQTYEGNAHSLRILANLEMYRNKGGMRLTAATIGALLKYPWTTLDPNGRKKFNIYQTELPFIRRIADELGLIEQGTDRWARHPLSYLMEAADDICYALLDLEDAVEIGLLGDAEVESILSELTFTEATGAWQAQNSRQRCAMLRGMAIGRAVEDVAQTFMTHQQDLLGGRFKGRDLLALCSPEVQNTLEKAKELARTRIFRHQSKLITEIAAFPCVGSILDLLVPAAYALITKREVSVRQSLALELLKNDDPITAEDSLYQAYMKILDFVGGMTDNAAARMAREVSGIGMV from the coding sequence ATGAATTGGCAGCAATTGCTTTCCACCCAACGCTTCCGCATGAAAGACGGCGAAATCGTGCCGACGGTAACACCGTCCACCCAAGAAGGCGCGGATGCTTTGCGTACCGATTTCCACATCGACTACGACCGCGTGGTGTTTTCCGGCGCGTTCCGACGCTTGGGGCGCAAAACGCAGGTTCACCCGTTTGCCGAACACGACCATACCCACAACCGCCTAACCCACAGCGTGGAAGTCGCCAGCGTGGGGCGCAGCTTGGGCAACCGCGTCGGCGTGATGATGCAGGCGGGCGGTTTTCTGCCGCAAGGTAATACGCCGAGCGACATCGGCGCAGTGGTTCAGGTGGCCTGTTTGGCGCATGATTTGGGCAACCCGCCGTTTGGGCATACCGGCGAAGATGCGCTGCGCGACTGGTTCCGCAATCCCGCACACAGCATTTATCTGCAAACCTTGAGCGAAGGCGAGCGCAACGATGTGCAGACTTATGAAGGCAATGCCCACAGCCTGAGGATTCTGGCCAACCTCGAAATGTACCGCAACAAAGGCGGTATGCGTTTAACCGCCGCTACCATCGGCGCGTTGCTGAAATATCCGTGGACGACGCTCGATCCGAACGGCCGCAAAAAATTCAATATCTATCAAACCGAACTGCCGTTTATCCGCCGCATTGCCGACGAACTGGGATTGATCGAACAAGGTACCGACCGCTGGGCGCGCCATCCTTTGTCGTACCTGATGGAAGCCGCCGACGACATTTGCTATGCCTTGCTCGACTTGGAAGACGCAGTAGAAATCGGCTTGCTGGGCGATGCCGAAGTGGAAAGCATTTTGTCGGAACTCACCTTTACCGAAGCCACAGGTGCATGGCAGGCGCAAAACAGCCGCCAGCGGTGCGCCATGCTGCGCGGTATGGCCATCGGACGGGCGGTTGAAGATGTGGCGCAAACATTCATGACGCATCAGCAAGACTTGCTGGGCGGCCGGTTTAAAGGACGGGATTTATTGGCTTTGTGCAGCCCCGAAGTACAAAATACTTTGGAAAAGGCTAAAGAGTTGGCGCGGACAAGGATTTTCCGCCACCAAAGCAAGTTGATTACCGAAATTGCCGCCTTCCCGTGCGTCGGCTCGATTCTCGATTTGCTCGTGCCGGCGGCGTATGCGCTGATTACGAAACGCGAGGTAAGCGTGCGCCAGTCGCTTGCTTTGGAACTGCTGAAAAACGACGACCCGATCACCGCTGAAGACAGTCTTTATCAGGCTTATATGAAGATTTTGGACTTTGTCGGCGGCATGACCGACAACGCCGCCGCGCGGATGGCAAGGGAAGTATCGGGCATCGGCATGGTGTGA
- a CDS encoding pseudoazurin, with amino-acid sequence MKKYLFLLLFAAGSAFAANHEVKMLDNGADGSMVFEPGFLKVQPGDTVTFKPTNKGHWVQSKALPKGAKEFLSAEDKEFTVKLDKEGVYVYTCPPHRTMNMNGIIQVGKAANKAEAQAMVDEMERRSMQNKGRLKKYMQQVK; translated from the coding sequence ATGAAAAAATACCTCTTTCTCTTACTCTTTGCCGCCGGCAGCGCATTTGCCGCCAATCATGAAGTCAAGATGCTGGATAACGGCGCAGACGGCAGCATGGTGTTCGAGCCGGGCTTCTTAAAAGTACAGCCCGGCGACACCGTAACCTTCAAACCCACCAATAAGGGACATTGGGTGCAAAGCAAAGCCCTTCCCAAAGGAGCGAAAGAATTTTTATCCGCCGAGGATAAAGAATTTACCGTCAAACTTGATAAAGAAGGCGTATATGTCTACACCTGCCCGCCCCACCGCACCATGAACATGAACGGCATCATCCAAGTGGGCAAAGCCGCCAACAAAGCCGAAGCGCAGGCCATGGTAGACGAAATGGAACGGCGCTCCATGCAAAACAAAGGCCGTCTGAAAAAATATATGCAGCAAGTAAAATAA